In Flavobacterium gelatinilyticum, a genomic segment contains:
- a CDS encoding YihY/virulence factor BrkB family protein — protein sequence MRIKNIFSKTWFLLKNTFLEFNDDNAIKLSAALSYYTIFALPPLLIIIITICGFFFGEEAVTGQLYGQINGLVGNGAATQIQEAIKNVELSGNNIFATVFGVVMLLIGASGVFAEIQSSINFIWGLRAKPDKGVRKFIQNRLMSFSMIASVGFLMIVSLFVNTILDLMSARLKMYFPESTVYLFYVVNIVIVLASITLLFTIIFRTLPDGKIRWKDAIIGSSVTAVLFMIGKFAIGFYLGSSTVASVYGAAGSVIIILVWVYYSAIILYFGAEFTKVYAKSYGGKIYPNEYSVEIAKEVYEIENVTPHST from the coding sequence ATGAGAATCAAAAATATTTTTTCAAAAACATGGTTTCTTTTAAAGAATACATTTTTAGAATTCAACGATGATAATGCCATAAAACTGAGCGCTGCACTATCTTATTATACCATATTTGCACTGCCTCCTTTGTTAATTATTATCATTACAATCTGTGGTTTTTTCTTTGGGGAAGAAGCAGTTACAGGTCAGTTATATGGACAAATAAATGGGTTGGTCGGAAATGGGGCTGCTACGCAGATTCAGGAAGCTATTAAAAATGTGGAATTGTCGGGGAATAATATTTTTGCTACAGTATTTGGAGTTGTAATGCTTTTAATTGGTGCTTCCGGGGTTTTTGCAGAAATTCAGAGTTCCATTAATTTTATTTGGGGACTTCGCGCAAAACCGGATAAAGGCGTTAGAAAATTTATACAAAATAGATTAATGTCATTTTCTATGATTGCATCTGTTGGTTTTTTAATGATTGTGAGTTTATTTGTCAATACGATATTAGATTTGATGAGTGCGCGTTTAAAAATGTATTTTCCCGAAAGTACTGTTTATCTGTTCTACGTTGTAAACATAGTGATAGTATTGGCCAGTATAACGCTTTTATTTACTATAATCTTTAGAACTTTACCAGACGGGAAAATCAGGTGGAAAGATGCCATTATAGGGTCCAGCGTTACTGCTGTACTTTTTATGATTGGTAAATTTGCCATCGGATTTTATTTAGGCAGTTCTACAGTAGCTTCAGTTTACGGTGCTGCCGGATCTGTAATCATTATTTTAGTTTGGGTGTATTATTCCGCAATTATTCTTTACTTTGGAGCAGAATTTACTAAAGTCTATGCAAAATCGTACGGAGGGAAAATTTATCCAAATGAGTATTCCGTAGAGATTGCAAAAGAGGTTTATGAGATCGAAAATGTAACACCACATTCAACATAA
- a CDS encoding TIGR02117 family protein produces MLKKSLKFLGWTLFGIVTFLVLYVLSVYLISKVTVNSNADFIKEQKTVPIYILTNGVHTDIVVPVKNEIKDWRNEIQFSQTQSKDSLMNYIAFGWGDKGFYLDTPEWSDLKVSTACRAAFGISTSAMHTTFFKHLKEGEDCKRILISKENYQKLVTYISNSFSDPVHPQWIEGHSYGKKDAFYEAVGSYSLFYTCNTWANNALKAANQKASLWTVYDKGIFCHYQ; encoded by the coding sequence ATGCTGAAAAAATCTCTTAAATTTTTGGGCTGGACCCTTTTCGGAATTGTTACTTTCCTTGTTTTATATGTGCTTTCGGTTTATCTGATTTCGAAAGTTACTGTTAATTCAAATGCTGATTTTATAAAAGAACAAAAAACAGTTCCAATCTACATTCTCACAAACGGAGTGCATACTGATATTGTAGTTCCTGTTAAAAACGAAATAAAAGACTGGCGAAATGAAATTCAGTTCAGTCAGACACAATCAAAAGATTCATTAATGAATTATATTGCTTTTGGCTGGGGTGATAAAGGATTTTATCTGGATACGCCTGAATGGTCTGACTTAAAGGTAAGTACGGCTTGCAGAGCGGCATTTGGAATCAGCACATCGGCCATGCATACTACTTTTTTTAAACACCTGAAAGAAGGCGAAGACTGCAAACGAATTTTGATTTCAAAAGAAAATTATCAGAAACTGGTAACGTATATTTCAAATAGTTTCAGCGATCCGGTTCATCCGCAATGGATTGAGGGACACAGCTACGGCAAAAAAGATGCTTTTTATGAAGCTGTGGGAAGTTACAGCCTTTTTTATACCTGTAATACCTGGGCGAATAATGCCTTAAAAGCGGCGAATCAAAAAGCAAGTTTGTGGACGGTTTATGATAAAGGAATTTTTTGTCATTACCAATAA
- the ychF gene encoding redox-regulated ATPase YchF has translation MKAGIVGLPNVGKSTLFNCLSNAKAQSANFPFCTIEPNIGVVNVPDPRINKLEELVKPERVQMATVDIVDIAGLVKGASKGEGLGNQFLGNIRECNAIIHVLRCFDNDNIVHVDGNVNPIRDKETIDIELQLKDLETVEKRLEKVKRAAKTGNKEAQAEEALLNRIREALLQAKSARTIVPQNQDEEVLLESFQLITAKPVLYVCNVDESSAVSGNKYVDQVRELVKDEEAEVIVLSVGAEADITELESYEERQVFLEDMGLEEPGASVLIRAAYKLLKQQTYFTAGVKEVRAWTINIGATAPQAAGVIHTDFEKGFIRAEVISYDDYVQYGSEAKAKEAGKFRVEGKEYIVKDGDVMHFRFNV, from the coding sequence ATGAAAGCAGGAATTGTAGGATTACCAAATGTTGGAAAATCAACATTATTTAATTGTTTATCTAATGCAAAAGCGCAGAGTGCTAACTTTCCGTTTTGTACAATCGAACCTAATATTGGTGTTGTAAACGTTCCGGATCCAAGAATCAATAAACTGGAAGAATTGGTAAAACCAGAGCGTGTACAAATGGCAACCGTAGATATCGTAGATATTGCAGGTTTGGTAAAAGGAGCAAGTAAAGGTGAAGGTCTTGGAAACCAGTTTTTAGGAAATATTAGAGAGTGTAATGCAATCATTCACGTTTTACGTTGTTTTGATAATGATAATATTGTACACGTTGACGGAAACGTAAACCCAATTCGTGACAAAGAAACAATCGACATCGAATTGCAGTTGAAAGACTTGGAAACTGTTGAAAAGCGTTTAGAAAAAGTAAAACGTGCTGCAAAAACAGGAAATAAAGAAGCTCAGGCAGAAGAGGCTTTATTGAACAGAATTAGAGAAGCTTTGCTGCAGGCAAAATCAGCAAGAACAATCGTGCCTCAAAATCAGGATGAAGAAGTTTTATTAGAAAGCTTTCAGTTAATTACAGCTAAACCGGTTTTATACGTTTGTAACGTAGACGAAAGTTCTGCAGTAAGCGGAAACAAATATGTAGATCAGGTTCGTGAATTAGTAAAAGATGAAGAAGCTGAAGTTATCGTACTTTCAGTAGGAGCAGAGGCTGATATTACAGAATTAGAAAGTTACGAAGAGCGTCAGGTTTTCTTAGAAGATATGGGATTAGAAGAGCCGGGAGCTTCGGTTTTAATTCGTGCAGCTTACAAATTATTAAAACAGCAGACTTACTTTACAGCTGGTGTAAAAGAAGTTCGTGCCTGGACAATCAATATTGGAGCTACAGCACCGCAAGCTGCGGGAGTTATCCATACCGATTTTGAAAAAGGATTTATCCGTGCCGAAGTTATTTCTTATGATGATTACGTCCAGTATGGTTCTGAAGCTAAAGCAAAAGAAGCCGGAAAATTTAGAGTAGAAGGAAAAGAATATATAGTAAAAGATGGTGATGTAATGCATTTCCGTTTTAACGTATAA
- a CDS encoding TonB-dependent receptor: MKKIALFLFLLNSAFLFAQKEVSGVVKDKSGNPLPGVNIVEKGTSNGVSTDFEGGFRIKVKDGATLVFSYVGFSTVEKATSGEKISVILDESGGQILSDVVVVGSRSAKRTVVDSAVPIDVINVKDVTTQSGKLEINELLQYAAPSFNANKQSGSDGADHVDPASLRGMGPDQTLVLINGKRRHQSSLINLFGTRGRGNTGTDLNAIPAASIKRIEILRDGAAAQYGSDAIAGVINIVTNDNVKEFTGAITYGAFNTDAKGDFPEGTANTKGYRLDQKGFGNSFGKNQDFDGGSVKVAANYGVPVGTKGGYVNVTGEFLNKNKTLRPGFDFRKGFGEAEMKGVNLFVNFAVPIADKTELYVFGGSNFRDTDAYAFTRNDGERVVEEIYPGGYTPRITSKINDNSVAAGIRTESGGGWKFDFSNTLGKNKFSYDIKGTLNASLEEKSPTEFDAGGHSLLQNTTNFDVSKNYGDILGGLNLAFGTEFRIEKFEIFAGEEGSYATYDTNGVPITDPTTQSAPTIPNPDYDPADPDSSPTISRPGGSQGFPGYSPANEVNKNRTNFSLYTDAELDITQSLMVSGAVRYENYSDFGSTVNGKLASRLKITDKINLRGSVSTGFRAPSLAQIYYNLRFTNFSSGGATEVLLAPNDSEITRAFGIQKLNEEKALNASLGFTANFGDFTATVDGYLINVKDRIVLTGYFDATALGTNVDKAQFFVNGVDTKTTGLDVVVSWKKNINENRFSAALVGNINDMKIDKIKNGSLPANTFFGERDKAFLLASAPPNKFALNLNYGRKWFDAGLAFTRFSEVKLLDYQMDEDPEDYRTSPTETDAQVFENQKRAATDTYGAKIVTDLTLGFKLSKSTKLSIGANNLLNIYPDQQDDWVEAGGYWDAVQMGFNGAYYYARLGFNF, translated from the coding sequence ATGAAAAAGATTGCATTATTTTTATTTCTGCTGAATTCAGCGTTTCTTTTTGCTCAAAAAGAAGTCTCGGGCGTCGTAAAAGACAAGAGTGGTAATCCGCTTCCAGGTGTAAACATTGTCGAAAAAGGGACTTCAAATGGTGTATCAACCGATTTTGAAGGTGGTTTTAGAATAAAAGTAAAAGATGGCGCAACATTGGTTTTCAGCTACGTAGGATTTTCGACGGTAGAAAAAGCCACCTCGGGAGAAAAAATCAGTGTGATTTTAGATGAAAGCGGGGGCCAGATTTTAAGCGATGTTGTAGTCGTAGGTTCCAGAAGTGCAAAAAGAACCGTTGTAGATTCTGCCGTTCCTATTGATGTAATCAACGTAAAAGATGTTACTACGCAAAGCGGAAAACTTGAAATCAATGAACTTCTGCAATACGCCGCCCCTTCATTCAATGCCAACAAACAATCCGGTTCTGATGGTGCCGATCACGTTGATCCTGCTTCTTTAAGAGGAATGGGACCTGACCAGACATTGGTTTTAATTAACGGAAAAAGAAGGCATCAATCTTCTTTAATTAATCTATTTGGAACCCGCGGACGCGGTAATACCGGAACAGATTTAAACGCGATTCCTGCTGCTTCTATTAAAAGAATTGAAATTCTGAGAGACGGTGCCGCCGCACAATACGGTTCAGATGCTATTGCCGGGGTTATTAATATTGTGACTAATGACAATGTAAAAGAATTTACAGGTGCCATAACCTATGGTGCTTTTAATACAGATGCCAAAGGCGATTTTCCTGAAGGAACTGCCAATACAAAAGGCTACAGATTAGACCAGAAAGGATTTGGAAATTCATTTGGAAAAAATCAGGATTTTGACGGCGGTTCTGTAAAAGTAGCGGCCAATTACGGAGTTCCTGTAGGTACAAAAGGCGGTTATGTAAATGTAACCGGAGAATTTTTAAACAAAAATAAAACACTTCGTCCGGGATTTGACTTTAGAAAAGGTTTTGGTGAAGCCGAAATGAAGGGCGTAAACTTATTTGTAAATTTTGCTGTTCCTATTGCTGATAAAACAGAATTATATGTTTTTGGCGGAAGCAATTTCAGAGATACTGATGCGTATGCTTTTACCAGAAATGACGGTGAAAGAGTTGTAGAAGAAATCTATCCGGGCGGTTATACTCCAAGAATTACTTCTAAAATAAATGATAATTCGGTGGCGGCCGGAATCAGAACCGAATCCGGAGGAGGCTGGAAATTTGATTTCAGTAATACTTTAGGAAAAAATAAATTCAGCTACGATATCAAAGGAACTTTGAATGCTTCTCTTGAAGAAAAATCACCAACAGAATTTGATGCCGGAGGTCATAGTCTGCTTCAAAATACAACCAATTTTGACGTTTCTAAAAATTACGGCGATATTCTGGGTGGTTTAAATTTAGCTTTTGGTACCGAATTCAGAATCGAGAAATTTGAAATTTTCGCAGGAGAAGAAGGTTCTTATGCAACATACGACACAAACGGAGTTCCTATTACAGACCCAACAACCCAAAGTGCACCAACAATTCCTAATCCGGATTATGACCCTGCAGATCCTGATTCATCGCCAACAATTTCAAGACCGGGAGGTTCTCAGGGATTTCCGGGTTACAGCCCGGCAAATGAAGTCAACAAAAACCGCACAAACTTCTCCTTATATACAGATGCCGAACTGGATATTACTCAGTCTTTAATGGTAAGCGGTGCTGTTCGTTATGAAAATTATAGTGATTTTGGAAGTACAGTAAACGGAAAGTTAGCATCCCGACTTAAAATTACAGACAAAATTAATTTAAGAGGTTCTGTAAGTACCGGTTTCCGCGCCCCATCTTTAGCTCAGATTTATTACAATTTACGTTTCACTAACTTTAGTTCTGGAGGTGCTACAGAGGTTTTGCTGGCTCCAAATGACAGCGAAATAACACGAGCTTTTGGAATCCAGAAATTAAATGAAGAAAAAGCCTTAAATGCTTCATTGGGTTTTACAGCTAATTTTGGCGATTTTACCGCAACTGTCGACGGTTATTTAATTAATGTAAAAGACAGAATTGTACTTACAGGATATTTTGATGCAACAGCTTTAGGAACCAATGTAGACAAAGCTCAGTTTTTCGTAAACGGAGTTGACACCAAAACTACAGGTCTGGATGTGGTAGTATCATGGAAAAAGAACATTAACGAAAATAGGTTTAGTGCTGCTCTTGTAGGAAATATTAATGATATGAAAATTGATAAAATAAAGAATGGTTCGCTGCCGGCGAATACATTTTTTGGAGAACGCGACAAAGCATTTCTACTAGCTTCTGCCCCGCCTAATAAATTTGCTTTAAACCTTAATTACGGCCGAAAATGGTTTGATGCCGGATTAGCTTTTACACGATTCAGCGAAGTTAAATTACTGGATTATCAAATGGATGAAGATCCGGAAGATTACAGAACGTCACCGACAGAAACAGATGCGCAGGTTTTCGAAAACCAAAAGAGAGCCGCAACAGATACATATGGAGCTAAAATCGTAACCGATTTGACTTTAGGATTCAAACTTTCTAAATCGACTAAACTGAGTATTGGAGCCAACAACTTACTTAATATTTATCCGGATCAGCAGGACGACTGGGTTGAAGCCGGAGGATATTGGGATGCTGTGCAAATGGGATTTAACGGTGCTTATTACTACGCAAGACTTGGATTTAATTTCTAA
- a CDS encoding 4Fe-4S dicluster domain-containing protein has protein sequence MAIIITDECINCGACEPECPNTAIYEGADDWRYKDGTSLSGTIVLPDGTEVDAEEAQTPISDEIYYIVPGKCTECKGFHDEPQCAAVCPVDCCVPDDNHVEDEETLLDRQAFLHNE, from the coding sequence ATGGCAATAATTATAACTGACGAGTGTATAAATTGTGGGGCCTGCGAGCCAGAGTGCCCAAATACAGCAATATATGAAGGAGCAGATGACTGGAGATATAAAGACGGAACAAGTCTTTCCGGGACTATAGTTTTACCTGACGGAACTGAGGTTGATGCTGAAGAAGCACAGACTCCAATTTCTGATGAAATCTATTATATCGTTCCTGGAAAGTGTACAGAGTGTAAAGGTTTTCACGATGAACCTCAATGTGCTGCTGTCTGCCCGGTTGATTGTTGTGTGCCAGACGACAATCATGTAGAAGATGAGGAAACTTTATTAGATAGACAAGCATTCTTGCATAACGAGTAA
- a CDS encoding acyl-CoA reductase has protein sequence MTLETKKSVFVELGKFLSQFSEGTSAKKSDVLYNDLFFDDFEKLIHLSQSHNGWYTPEQVYFSVQSWAEALTEENISKWLSAYSIDDNNDNSKTVALILAGNIPLVGFHDFLSVLITGSKALIKTSSNDQHLLPFLAKYLIAVDENFKDKITFVEGKLENFDAVIATGSNNTARYFEYYFKDKPSIIRKNRNSAAILTGKETKEELESLGEDIFRYFGLGCRNVSKLFVPKDYSFDDFFQAVFKYQDVIKYEKYANNYDYNKAVFLMSNFKLIDNGFLTLKEDTSYASPISSVFYEYYDSIEELTERLASDQDQIQCIVSRDFIPNSTAFGKTQKPQLWDYADNVDTITFLLTTK, from the coding sequence ATGACATTAGAAACAAAAAAAAGTGTTTTTGTTGAATTAGGAAAATTTTTAAGTCAGTTTTCTGAAGGAACCTCTGCAAAGAAATCTGACGTCTTATATAATGACCTCTTTTTTGATGATTTCGAAAAGCTGATTCATTTATCGCAATCCCATAACGGCTGGTACACGCCGGAGCAGGTTTATTTTTCTGTACAGTCCTGGGCCGAAGCTTTGACAGAAGAAAACATCAGCAAATGGCTCTCGGCTTATTCAATTGACGACAACAATGATAATTCTAAAACTGTTGCTTTAATACTGGCAGGAAATATTCCGCTCGTAGGTTTTCACGATTTCTTATCGGTTTTAATAACCGGCAGCAAAGCATTAATCAAAACTTCGTCAAACGACCAGCATTTACTACCGTTTCTGGCGAAATATCTAATTGCTGTTGATGAAAATTTCAAAGATAAAATCACTTTTGTTGAAGGAAAGCTGGAAAATTTCGACGCCGTAATTGCAACCGGCAGCAACAATACAGCCCGATATTTTGAATATTATTTTAAAGACAAACCTTCTATTATCCGCAAAAACCGAAATTCGGCTGCAATTTTAACCGGAAAAGAAACCAAAGAAGAATTAGAATCTTTGGGTGAAGATATTTTTAGATATTTTGGTTTAGGATGTCGTAATGTTTCCAAACTTTTTGTTCCGAAAGACTATTCTTTTGATGACTTTTTTCAAGCCGTTTTTAAATATCAGGACGTTATTAAATATGAGAAATATGCAAATAATTACGACTATAACAAAGCGGTTTTTTTAATGAGCAATTTTAAACTTATCGACAACGGGTTCCTGACCTTAAAAGAAGATACAAGCTACGCCTCTCCTATCTCGAGCGTTTTTTATGAATATTACGACAGCATAGAAGAACTTACAGAACGTCTTGCTTCAGATCAGGATCAAATTCAGTGTATCGTAAGCCGCGATTTTATACCAAACAGCACAGCATTTGGAAAAACCCAAAAACCGCAATTGTGGGATTATGCAGATAATGTCGATACTATAACGTTTTTGTTAACAACAAAGTGA
- the serC gene encoding 3-phosphoserine/phosphohydroxythreonine transaminase: MKKHNYSAGPSILPQEVFEKASKAILNFNDSGLSILEISHRSKDFVAVMEEARSLALELLGLQGKGYQALFLQGGASTAFLMAPYNLLKENGKAAYLDSGTWATAAIKEAKLFGETVVVASSKEDNYTYVPKGYEIPADADYFHCTSNNTIFGTQIKEFPSTNIPVVCDMSSDIFSRELDFSKFDLIYAGAQKNMGPAGTTLVVVKEEILGKNGRTIPSMLDYAKHIKAESMYNTPSVFAVYVSLLTLQWIKEKGGISAIEKLNNAKAELLYSEIDRNPLFKGAANVEDRSNMNVTFLLTNPDHTAAFDALWKEAGISGLPGHRSVGGYRASIYNAMPIESVQVLVDVMKALESKV, from the coding sequence ATGAAAAAACACAACTACAGCGCAGGACCAAGTATTTTACCTCAGGAAGTTTTTGAGAAGGCATCAAAAGCAATTTTAAATTTTAATGATTCAGGGTTATCTATCCTTGAAATCTCGCACCGAAGCAAAGATTTCGTTGCTGTTATGGAGGAAGCTCGTTCCCTTGCTTTAGAATTATTAGGACTTCAGGGAAAAGGTTATCAGGCTTTATTTTTACAAGGTGGTGCAAGTACAGCATTCTTAATGGCACCCTATAACTTATTGAAAGAAAACGGAAAAGCAGCTTATTTAGATTCAGGAACGTGGGCAACTGCAGCAATCAAAGAAGCGAAACTTTTTGGAGAAACAGTTGTCGTAGCTTCTTCAAAAGAAGACAATTATACTTATGTTCCTAAAGGATATGAAATACCGGCTGATGCTGATTATTTTCACTGTACAAGTAACAATACCATTTTTGGAACTCAAATAAAAGAATTCCCATCAACTAATATTCCGGTTGTATGCGATATGAGTTCTGATATTTTTTCACGCGAATTAGACTTCTCAAAATTTGATTTAATCTACGCCGGAGCTCAAAAAAATATGGGACCTGCAGGAACTACTTTAGTAGTAGTTAAAGAGGAAATCTTAGGCAAAAACGGAAGAACAATTCCTAGTATGTTAGATTACGCTAAACATATTAAAGCAGAAAGCATGTACAATACTCCATCTGTATTTGCTGTTTATGTTTCTCTTTTAACTTTACAATGGATCAAAGAAAAAGGCGGAATTAGTGCTATCGAAAAATTAAACAACGCCAAAGCAGAACTGCTTTATTCTGAAATCGACAGAAACCCATTATTTAAAGGTGCTGCAAATGTAGAAGACCGCTCTAATATGAACGTAACTTTCCTGCTTACAAACCCAGACCATACCGCAGCGTTTGACGCTTTATGGAAAGAAGCCGGAATTTCAGGATTACCAGGACACCGTTCTGTGGGAGGATACAGAGCTTCTATTTACAACGCTATGCCAATCGAAAGTGTACAGGTTTTAGTTGATGTAATGAAAGCATTGGAAAGCAAAGTTTAA
- a CDS encoding D-2-hydroxyacid dehydrogenase, translating into MKVLANDGISKSGILALEKGGFEVITTKVAQEQVANYINENNVSVILVRSATKVRKDIIDACPGIKIIGRGGVGMDNIDVEYAKSKGIHVINTPASSSESVAELVFGHLFSGVRFLHDSNRNMPLEGDSNFDGLKKAYANGVELRGKTLGIVGIGRIGQATAKMALGLGMKVIAADSFIPQVDVKVEFFDGQSITTTIVSQSLESLFKEADFITLHVPAQDGYIIGEKELAIMKDGVGIVNCARGGVIDEVALVKALDSGKVAFAGLDVFESEPKPEMAILMHSKISLTPHIGAATGEAQDRIGTELASQIITLLS; encoded by the coding sequence ATGAAAGTATTAGCAAATGACGGAATTTCTAAAAGCGGAATTCTGGCCTTAGAAAAAGGAGGCTTTGAAGTTATCACTACAAAAGTAGCTCAGGAACAAGTAGCTAACTATATAAACGAAAACAATGTAAGCGTAATTTTAGTTCGAAGTGCAACTAAAGTTCGTAAAGATATTATTGATGCATGCCCGGGTATCAAAATCATCGGACGCGGCGGTGTAGGAATGGACAACATTGATGTTGAATATGCAAAAAGCAAAGGAATCCATGTAATTAATACTCCTGCTTCATCATCAGAATCTGTTGCTGAGTTAGTATTTGGACACTTATTTTCTGGTGTTCGTTTCTTACATGATTCAAACAGAAATATGCCTCTTGAAGGTGATTCAAACTTTGACGGTTTAAAAAAGGCTTACGCAAACGGTGTTGAATTAAGAGGTAAAACTTTAGGTATTGTGGGTATTGGCCGTATTGGACAAGCTACTGCAAAAATGGCTCTTGGTCTTGGAATGAAAGTTATCGCTGCTGACAGCTTTATCCCTCAGGTTGATGTAAAAGTTGAATTTTTCGACGGACAGTCAATTACAACTACAATTGTTTCTCAGTCATTAGAATCTTTATTCAAAGAAGCTGATTTCATTACATTACACGTTCCTGCTCAGGATGGTTACATCATTGGAGAGAAAGAACTTGCAATCATGAAAGACGGCGTTGGAATCGTTAACTGTGCTCGCGGCGGTGTTATTGATGAAGTAGCTTTAGTAAAAGCTTTAGATTCAGGAAAAGTTGCTTTTGCAGGTTTAGACGTTTTCGAAAGCGAACCAAAACCGGAAATGGCAATCTTAATGCACTCTAAAATCTCTTTAACTCCTCACATTGGAGCTGCAACAGGAGAAGCACAAGATAGAATTGGTACTGAATTAGCTTCACAAATTATTACTTTACTAAGCTAG
- a CDS encoding DUF937 domain-containing protein, translating to MFEQLTQLVQQYGGDAVVNNTAVPNEHNEAVISETSNSIFEGLKKIVSEGRTDEIAGLFNGNSPIDNSNPVVQKIQQQLSGSLGEKFGLSSDDSSGVASNLIPQILGSLVNKAKDQNDSSFQISDIISSISGNSGQASVIMDTISKYGTQFGLDQNNDGKLDVEDILVVTKSKGGISGFIGKLFGSK from the coding sequence ATGTTTGAACAATTAACCCAATTAGTACAGCAATATGGAGGCGATGCTGTTGTAAACAATACCGCTGTCCCAAATGAACATAATGAAGCCGTAATAAGCGAAACAAGCAATTCTATTTTTGAAGGATTAAAAAAGATTGTTTCTGAAGGCCGAACCGATGAAATCGCCGGATTATTTAATGGAAATTCTCCTATTGACAATTCGAACCCTGTTGTACAAAAAATTCAACAGCAGTTAAGCGGAAGCCTTGGAGAAAAATTTGGCTTAAGCAGCGATGATTCATCTGGAGTAGCATCAAATTTAATTCCGCAGATTTTAGGCTCATTGGTTAACAAAGCAAAAGACCAAAACGACAGCAGTTTTCAAATTTCGGATATAATCAGTTCAATTTCCGGAAACAGCGGACAGGCATCAGTAATCATGGATACTATTTCAAAATACGGAACACAATTTGGTCTTGATCAAAACAACGATGGAAAACTTGATGTTGAAGATATATTGGTCGTTACTAAAAGTAAAGGCGGTATTTCTGGTTTTATAGGCAAATTGTTTGGAAGTAAGTAA
- a CDS encoding DUF6146 family protein — protein MKKCISILFLLLIIIACSTTSQTIAGTDTASAKKINDTVRIANDSLEYEVIIIDNGFSTWLASRAFPRNYYTLEYLENKNYLYVTEWNNRVLQPQRYSPNLYEMTINYRPDIRYGYEVNYLIYNYMIYFQNTYKQTLWGIVPSR, from the coding sequence ATGAAAAAGTGTATTTCAATATTATTCCTCCTGCTTATTATAATTGCGTGCTCGACAACTTCACAGACTATTGCCGGTACTGATACTGCTTCGGCAAAAAAAATAAATGATACAGTAAGAATTGCAAATGACTCATTAGAATATGAAGTTATCATAATCGACAACGGATTCAGTACCTGGCTTGCTTCACGAGCTTTTCCCCGAAATTATTACACGCTTGAATATCTGGAAAATAAAAATTACCTGTATGTAACAGAATGGAATAACCGCGTTTTGCAGCCACAGCGTTACAGCCCTAATTTATATGAAATGACGATTAATTACAGACCCGATATTCGCTATGGATACGAAGTAAATTATTTAATTTACAATTACATGATTTATTTTCAAAATACTTACAAACAAACGCTTTGGGGTATCGTTCCTTCGAGATAA
- a CDS encoding DUF6787 family protein → MNRLKKRWGITSNIQAILILTVFAITGSASAWLSKPFCVWLGITKEDFGGWFTLIRLIVIFPIYQVLLVAIGTIFGQFKFFWNFEKKMLKNMGLGFLFKNETPKDQNPSA, encoded by the coding sequence ATGAATAGATTAAAAAAACGCTGGGGAATCACCTCAAATATACAAGCCATACTTATACTTACCGTTTTTGCCATTACCGGATCGGCATCGGCCTGGCTGTCTAAACCATTCTGCGTTTGGCTGGGTATTACTAAAGAAGACTTTGGCGGTTGGTTTACTCTTATTCGTCTTATAGTCATCTTCCCTATTTATCAGGTTTTATTAGTGGCTATAGGAACTATTTTCGGACAGTTTAAATTCTTCTGGAATTTCGAAAAGAAAATGCTTAAAAACATGGGATTAGGCTTTCTATTTAAAAACGAAACTCCTAAAGACCAAAATCCTTCTGCATAA